CTGCAAAAAAGCCGGGGTCGACGTGATCGTGGCTTCGGGCCATGAAGGCGGCTTCCATACCTCCTGGGAACCGGTCCACTCCATGATCCTGCTCCCGGCGGTGACCGAGGCCGTGTCCGACGAGAAAACACTGGTTGTTGGCGCCGGCGGCTTCTGCGACGGCAAAACCCTGGCCGCCTCTTTGGTCCTGGGGGCCGATGGGGCCCAGATGGGGACCCGGTTCCTGGCCACGGAGGAAAGCGATTTTCATCAGATGTGGAAAGAAGGCGTGGTGGCCGCCGGAGACCGGGGAACGTTGGTGGCCCGTGGATTTGTCGGGCCGGCCCGTTGGTTGAAGACACCCCGGAGCATCGAACACCAGAAAAACACCTTGCAAAAGTCCCCGGGCGTTTTTTTAGGAGCGCCGGACGATTACACTACCATTGATATGTCTTTGATCAATTTCGAGATCGAATCCATCAATGCCGTCTACAAGGGCGACAAGGAAAAGGCCCTGCTGGCCGCCGGCGAGTCGGCCCAGCGGGTCACCGATTTGCCCAAGGTCTACGACCTGGTCCAGGTGTTCGTCACCGAAGCCGAAGGGATTCTTTAGAGCGTCCAAACCAAATTC
The Deltaproteobacteria bacterium genome window above contains:
- a CDS encoding nitronate monooxygenase — translated: MIKSRLCDLVGIKYPIIQAGMGPFGTNQLCIASANAGVLGLISSSGIASKDTQPEIYDYFCRTGGANPADDAETILRTIYQKTLEQTREKQGIFGVNVMVAAEMRDIAQVIVNTMMKVREEDPEMKKRFKVLVTSAGDPLPWSEAVKKTDLIWMHVMPSVKAALRCKKAGVDVIVASGHEGGFHTSWEPVHSMILLPAVTEAVSDEKTLVVGAGGFCDGKTLAASLVLGADGAQMGTRFLATEESDFHQMWKEGVVAAGDRGTLVARGFVGPARWLKTPRSIEHQKNTLQKSPGVFLGAPDDYTTIDMSLINFEIESINAVYKGDKEKALLAAGESAQRVTDLPKVYDLVQVFVTEAEGIL